CCGAAGTAATTCATGTACAATAATCAACGGAGGATTGAAACGCTAAGCAAATCTTCATATATTCTAAAGAACAAAAATGAGGCGGTATGCATCAGCAATAACCAAATTGGAAACTGTCGAAAAAGCCGCCAGAAGTTTGAGCGCAAACCCGAAAAGTTGCCTCCTCACCGCGTTTGGCGATACGGGAGATCGGAGTCGGAACCGCCGCCAACCGCACCAGAGCTGGTGGGGATCTCCGTTCTCTCTGGAGCCATGCTACGTTTCATAAACAGCACTCCTCCTTTACAACACCCTGTTCAATACCACCCTTCTGTTACCTCGCTCTTGCTTTTTCCACACTCTTATACTCCGCTACCTGCCGTATCCCCCCTCCAGCCTGAGACAAAGAGCTGCAACCCCTCCTGAGGGCTGCCGGCTGGCCACTATGAGCTCATTCCTCACCATCCAGCGGGAAAGTAAGTCGTGCCGCGAATTGGGCCCAGGGAGAGGCCCTCTACTCTTGGCAGGTATTAATTCTGCTTGAAACTAGTTATCCTGAACACGATTCGCTCTACGGGAGGCAACAATGTGCGATCCAGCCTCCCCCCGCCTTTCCCCTCCTTATCTATGACGGAACTGACGTTGGGCATCCGCAGTGGAAAGtcttggtgttggatgaAGCCAGTCGGGACTTGATCTACAATGCGGTTAAAGaagatgatatcctcaacctgAACGTCACCAGTAAGTTCACGCTATTGGGTCATACCTACAGCTCGCATGGTCTGACGCGCTCCACCGCCAGATATCGAACAGATCGAAGAACGACGGCAGTCCAACCAGCCGATGGATGCCCTTTATATCCTGTCCGCTCTCCCGCACATCACCGATTGTGTTCTAGCCGATTtcgagaggaagaggtaCAGAAAATCATACCTGGTGTGGACGTCATGTCGGTGAACCCTTATTTGCGTGTCGCGAGTTGCGCCCAATTCTCACATTACTTTCCAGTTCTCGATCCCGGGCTGCGCGCTAGGTTTGATCGATCGCAGATGGTCCAGGAACAGCTTGCGGGCTTCCAAACAATTAGCATTGACTACTTCCCAAGGGAATCGCGTCTTGTCACATTTCGCGACCCGTGGAGTTTCCCGGTTCTGTTCCATCCCGATTGCAACCATTTGATCCGACAGCACCTGGCAACGCTGGCACACAAAGTATGGCATTTCCCCATCCCGAGCGGATTGTGCGACTATTAACAGATAGTGCAGGCTGTGTCCATCTGCGCAACCTTGGGAGAATACCCCGTAATTAGATATTATCGGCCGAGAACCCCTACTCATGAAGCCAGTGTACTATGCTCGCATTTGGCGCGGTTCATACAAGAAGAGCTAGATCAATTTGCGCAGTTTAATCGAGGCTTCCCACCCCAATCTCCGAGGCCGCGCGGTGTCCTATTGGTGGTAGACCGCTCGATGGATCTATTCGCGCCTTTGATCCATGAGTTCACCTATCAGTCCATGGTTCACGATTTGCTCCCCATCAAGGAAGGGGATAAGGTTACATACAAGATGGTTTTAAACAAGGGCTCTGtgaatgaagaagaaaaagaaatggaaaTCAACGACCAGGATAGGGTCTGGGTTGAGTACAGGCATATGCATATGAAGGACGTGCTAGGTAAACTAGGCGAAGACTTCGCCAAGTTTCGAGCAGCTAACCCGCAGTTTGCGGACGGGTATGTGCCCCTATTCTATCTTCCTCAACATGTCACTCACTATATTCAGCAACGACAAAGTGGATGTGGGTATGATTAAAGACATGTTAGCTGGCCTCCGAGACTTTCAAGAGGGCAGAGACGCATATACCCTCCACCTCAACATGGCAGAAGAGTGCATGAAATTTTTCCAAGAGCACAAACTGATCGAAGTTAGTTCAGTTGAACAAAGCCTCGCAACTGGCCTCGACGAGAACTATAAGAAAGCCAAGGGATTAGCATCGCAGCTTGTGCAACTATTAGATGATGACACCATCATCCACACCGATAGACTGCGACTCTTACTGTTTTACATTATATACCGCAACGGATTACTTCCCGGCGACATCCGAAAACTCATGGCTCACGCGAATCTTCGACCGCAGGACGGACAAGTGATTTCCAATCTCGAACTCCTGGGTGCGAGAGTTGACAAGCAATTGAAGGATGACAAGCCTCCTGTCCAGCCACTGTTCAATAGAAAACCTCCT
This genomic interval from Aspergillus puulaauensis MK2 DNA, chromosome 7, nearly complete sequence contains the following:
- the SEC1 gene encoding Sec1 family protein (BUSCO:EOG09261ZJR;~COG:U;~EggNog:ENOG410PH9K;~InterPro:IPR001619,IPR043127,IPR036045,IPR043154, IPR027482;~PFAM:PF00995;~go_process: GO:0006904 - vesicle docking involved in exocytosis [Evidence IEA];~go_process: GO:0016192 - vesicle-mediated transport [Evidence IEA]): MSSFLTIQREIILNTIRSTGGNNWKVLVLDEASRDLIYNAVKEDDILNLNVTNIEQIEERRQSNQPMDALYILSALPHITDCVLADFERKRYRKSYLVWTSFLDPGLRARFDRSQMVQEQLAGFQTISIDYFPRESRLVTFRDPWSFPVLFHPDCNHLIRQHLATLAHKAVSICATLGEYPVIRYYRPRTPTHEASVLCSHLARFIQEELDQFAQFNRGFPPQSPRPRGVLLVVDRSMDLFAPLIHEFTYQSMVHDLLPIKEGDKVTYKMVLNKGSVNEEEKEMEINDQDRVWVEYRHMHMKDVLGKLGEDFAKFRAANPQFADGNDKVDVGMIKDMLAGLRDFQEGRDAYTLHLNMAEECMKFFQEHKLIEVSSVEQSLATGLDENYKKAKGLASQLVQLLDDDTIIHTDRLRLLLFYIIYRNGLLPGDIRKLMAHANLRPQDGQVISNLELLGARVDKQLKDDKPPVQPLFNRKPPVQSEFDEGILSRYDLNVKMMLEDVIRGTLDPSVFPPTRPHADADGMAAQQDALAQTSLRSAKPTWARTRSTGEQPRQRIIVFMAGGATYGEARTCYELSETFKKDIFLASSHMLTPGLFLRQVSDLGADRRRLDIPAERPKPTAPAHLFEKDPPPPQPAPQKKPSPAPPAAAMGAMSLGPSPPPQKPTIASSKPPKEQKEKKKHRFFR